ATAGCGAGCAAATCTTGAAGACGTAACGCGTGTGGATCCGATGGTTGCAAAGATCGACTCGCCCTTAAATAACTCAGTAAATCTCCAGCTTCCATCAGTTCCAATACCAATAACGGTGGATCCGTATCTAAACAGATTCCCAAAAGTCTTAACACGTGTTTATGTCGAAAATGACTCATGAGTCTAGCTTCTTGAAGGAACTCTGTCTTTTCCTGGGCCGAGGCACCCTTTCGCAACGTTTTGATCGCAACCGGTGTAACTCCTGGTCTCTCCAAATCCTTCGCATTCCCTTGAAATACCTGAAAAATTTGTGTATACGCGATAACGACATAGTCTCGTGATTACAATGATAGTTcttaaatattcgttatttataTGTCGCTTACTTCACCAAAGGCTCCGCTACCCAAGAACTTCGCTAAGGTAATCTGTTCCCTTTTGATTTTAGGAAGCGTAGAATCGTCCGGATCGTTCTGCAAGGTAGACGCGTACAACGCGTTCGATTGAACGAAATTTCCGCGTGGTATCTCCCGAAGCGTCGCTAATTCGACGTCGCTCACTAACGGAGGTAAAACCGCCTCTTTATCATCTTTGCGTTGCCGGTACACTGCTGAATTATAAAACTTATCCTTTATATTCCTGTTAACTGCACACGAAGCATACTTTATTCGAACAGGGATTACTTTaaccattaaaaaaaatacactttatttataatcgtTATACACTTACGGCAAAGGAAATAACAGAAGCAAATGAGCATAATAGTGATAACAGGGACGCTAAGTCCCAACACTAAACCAAGGTGTTGTTGAGCGGCTAATATTCCACCGGTGGCTTCGGTTAAATCAATGATCGGGCTGGATCTGCTCCAACTACCGAAACCGTACGCGTTTCTAGCTTGAATACGAAACCGATACTTGTCGTCCATGTCTCCCGTGATTATCCAATAATTGTCCGTCCCGTTGTAATACAACTTCCAGCTCGCGTTCTCGGTGGAGTCTATTTGCTCGTTAATTTCATTGATCTTCATCCCTTCGACACGGTACAACGTGATCTGCGAGCCATGAGCTTGCGCTGGTTCCCAATTCAATTGGTACACAGAGTTACGGAGTTTGGTTACCGTTGGCATACCTGGAGCACTCGGTACATCACCTGTTCCCcaaataacataaaacaatatgtggataattctaaaaaacaattttaataattctataagGAACAGAAGGAATTCGTTACCTAACGTTTGAAACGTGAACCTCCCATCTGTTGGCCACACGAAATCTTTCTTATAATTTGGATATCTCAGAATCAGATGAAATTTGTACAAAGTTCGTGGTTGCAATTTCCTGATGAAATACGTCACTTCGTCGTTTTCCATCGTAAAGTCATTCGCCTCTTGCCAATTTTCTACAGCAACATCTTTGTATTCCAACATGTATTTGACCATCAAATCGACCGTTGGTACCCAGGATACGTTCAAGCTATTCACGCTAACCCCGGTTAACGTCAAATTATTAGGTTCTGGGTACATCTTGACTACTTGACCGGAACTTTCactgtatatatcgttaacgTGGGCAGGATAAGCACGAACGAACACTAGATACTCCTGATCAGGTAGCCATGGTTCCAACATGGTGAAGAATCTTCCATCGGCTGTGCGTTCGGTGCCCTTTATAAATTGTTCTCCCTTTTGTCGTGCTCCGTTTATTAATCGAACCAATCTCCAATGTACCTCGTATCGTACAGCTGCGGCATTTAATATCTTTGGTGGCATCCAGTACACGATAGCCAAGGTTGGTGTCAGAGCTTCCACGGTTACGTTCTCCGGGGCTGTAGGAGCGCCAGCTTCCGTTCGTAGCACGACACCAGAATCAAACTCTAAACTCACCGACTCCGAATCGGCGTAATAGTTACTCAAAGCCAGTTTCAGTCTGTATTTCGTGAAAGGcttcaaattctttatttcgtaTTCCTTCTCGTAAGTCTGCAACTTTGTTCTGTCGCTGTCCTCGCACATGTTTGGATCATTTTCTAGACATTGAGACACGTATATCGTGTATAGCGTCGTAGGTAAGCTGTATTCTTCGCAGCCAAATTGAGGAACCGGTTCGGGAAGTCTCACGGTAATGCTATTTGCTGTTTTTCTCACTTCTTCCACGTTGTAGGAATTTTGACGAGGAATCAAACAGTTGATGATCGGATAGGTTTGCAGAGATTTCCCAATGGCTTTGATGCTTCGTACAGATGGTAAATAGAAATGCTTGATCTCCTCGTCATtgggatattttttatttacaaaataaatttgattttcagGAATGTTGGACCAATAAATGTTCATCTTGTCGACGGTCAACGATCTTGCTGGTAATCCTTTGTTGAAACCTGCGCTTACTATCAAATTGCACTTACATCCGTCGATATCGGCGCTGTTTAGGTGACCCTCCAAAGAAATCCAGTACATGACTGGTTTTCGATAATCGGTGCTATCGATCGTCATCGCGGGAATCACGGATGTCCTGTAAGGGCAGGAACAGTCGTCTATATGATCGAAGAACGGTTGAATATCACTGCCGCTCAAATTCGACCGCATTATTACTCCGCTATCTTTGTTAGTTTGTTCTATCCAATACAACGATCTGCAAGAAATTAAATcagattaataaatttgaaatatacatacgAAGAAGGATTCCGTAAAAATAGTAGGTACCCGGTAGATGGTAATATATCAAGATTCACGATACGTCTGTTCGTCGTAACGATGTTTTCGTATTTAAGAATTCCAGCTTGCCACATGGTCAAGTCTAACTTCATGATACATCCACCGTTTTCTCGATAGCTGGATTCGGACCAGTAAAGATGTTTCGCCACCCAATCGATAGTTATACTAAATGCACTGTTGTTCAACGTCAATATTTTAGTAGCGTTTGCCCCATCCAAGTCCGATGTTACCAACTCCTGCATTTCATTGATCCAGTAAATTTTGCTTTCCGCGGCCAGATACGTCACTTCAACCGCGATGTGCCGAGTAACGGTATAGTTCATTTCCTGATCCAAATCGGATATTCGAACCGCGTCCATCGTGGCGACCAACAATTGCGGTACCGGATTTTCGTAAATCGTCGAAACGTTGATCACGTCGGTGTATGGTCCAGCGCCAATTTCCGTATGAGCTCGAACTTGGAAGTAATATGTTGTGTTTGGCAACAAGTCTTGAACGGTGTGCTCCAACAACATGGATGGAATAAGCGACTGATCGCAGATTTGCACCTCGACGTTGTTCTCCTTAAACCAACACTGAACCGTGTATCCGGTGATCAGACCATTCGTGAACTCGGGTTGATCCCACctgtaacaattttatttttcaaatatacttaATTATCACATAGGGGTAAAAAGCTTGCGGGTGAGGGAGCGGGCTTCCCATCCCGAGAGGATTGGTCGACGAGGACGCGGCGGTGCCCGTGGACGCGCCTACATGAGGCGCGCGAGAGCCGCCGCGACCTCCGAAGGGGATTGGAGTTAGGTGCTGGACCTTCCAGCACCCGGGAGCCACCAAGCAGTccggttggggatccggacgGCCCCTGGAAGAGTGCGAGACGTGACATACGGACAGAATGTTGCGCGCGGGGGGTCCGGTGTGTCGCcacagcggttcccgggcacccCTTGGTCGCAAGAGggacggtcatcgtggaggttttagtcggttggagtccgacactaccacgccgctcttcccccCAGAGGCGGCGGGcgtccgtgcggatttcctccacgaaaaaaaaaaaaaaagaaaagggataAGAAGCTTTTATCgttccaaaataaaatattcgacgtCGGTGACAACAACGATTCGGTCTTCGCTCGGTAAGGGCTGGTAAAAGATAGCagcgaatttctttcttatgaAATTTACCTGAATATCGCAAATATGTCGACATTTTTGCTCAGTGGTTCTTTACGAAACTCTATAAACGATCTAGGATTCGTTGGTTGACTGGGGACGCTTTGTGGCGACCTAAGTATCTTCCTCGTATGGTGTGCCGTTTCCCAATACGTGAAGGCTTTCACGGACACCTCCAGGACCGAATAAGGCAAAATCCGTTCGGAATTGTTATAAGGCATCGAGGTTTCCATCGTTATCTCCGGATTCGAATTGGTATTGATATAATCCGCGAATTTCACTTCGTAGAAGACAGTTCCATAATTGATATTCTCCACCGGATCCCAGGATATGTTAAAGTTCCTCCAGGTGCCTTCTACTCTAATACTGCTATAGTTTACGGCGTTTGGTAATACAGCTACGGTTTCTGATGTAAGATTCTTTGGATATTGATGAAGCGCCGGATCCATCACAGCCACCATGTGAAGTCCTGACAAGCTGATACCGTTTATTATGGCCGTGTTTTGGCCAGACAGATCGCCTATCACCGCGTTCCGGTCGTCCTGGAGCCACAGAAGATGCTCCGAGAAGTAGCATAAAGGGCCTTGCATGTTTGGGTACTGCAGTGCTGAGACCTTAAAAACGTatcgagaaacgaaattaataattctattactACTATCAACGACAACGAtatgttctttctttttgcaaaataacaaaattaaacgacGATAGAAACCTTCTCAGGCACGATTTTATGACTCATCGAAAGTCTTTCGGACGTTGGCGCTCGATAAACGATAGATCCACTTTCGTAGCTTCGGACGATCCAATAAACGTATCTGTTCTCTGTGTCCAGCGTTAACCCCATCACTTGTTTCCCGTTAAATATCTCATCCGAATGATAGTATCTTCTGTCTTGTCCGTTTAAACGAGCCACTTCAACGGCGTGGCCTGTTGACCAATACAGGTACGCTTCCAAAGAATCGATCATTAATTCTTTAACGATGGCCAGAATCGACATGGGCTCTTGATGAGATCCATTCAAATTTGCTCTTGTTATCTGTAGAGAAAATACAGGGGGAAAATATagcatgaaataaattttgaagtaaatagaatcgatcgaagatacaagaaacatttatttacaatttgttgCTTTGGATTAGCCCAGTACAATTTTTTCGATATCCAATCGACAGCAACGCTCCCGACAGAGTGAATATTCATCTTCGTCTTCTGATGGCTCGTAATATTGTACCGATACAACGCAGAATTGTTTCCTACGATGTACAGAATATCCTTGTACCAGCTGACATCAACGATGTGATAATCAACCTCTGTCTCCTTCAAGCCCGCTTTATAGATTAAAGTATCGATATTCTCTCCGGTTACGTCGCTTCTTAGGAGACCCTCGTTTGCGGACCACAAAATGGATGCGTGTGATCCGTCCCTAGAAGATTAATCGAACGTCGTACAAATTAATTCTCAGAGATATTGCtcttgaaacgaaaaataagaatCGAAATCACAACGTCGAATCGTAATTAGactacgaatatttataaagactgtcgaatttcttattttacatattctgtatttttatactttttgaTTTTTCACAAACACGTAAGTGGATTTTTTCACCTATCGATTTCCTGTAAGTACATCTAATCGTGATTTACCTCAAGGTTCGACCCCTGAACTCGGTTGACCAGGGTCCTCTGCCAGCGCTCGTGTAAGCCGCTGCCTTAATCGAGTACTCTGATTTCTCTCGAAGATTGTGCACGGTATGAGACGATCCAGCGATATCCTTCTGATGGATCGTCTCTCCGGTAGACTCATCTTTGATCTCCAATTCGTAAGACCAATTTTGCCAGGCTCCTTTACCCTGGCCGCCCAATAAATGAGGCGCCTGCCAAGAAACTTTCGCCCTCTCCACACCAAGGACAGCTTGCACGCCCGTAGGAGGATTCACGGGGACAGGAACTGGTTGGCTCGCGTCCATAAGTACATTGACACTGACAAATGAACCGTTCGACCTGGAAAAAACGCTTTTATCGAAGCATCTGCGCGTAGATCTCCAGCCTGGTCGAACAAGAATCAACACTCTCACCTATCGGGGTAAGCATTGTGAAAGTATCTGTTTTGTCCCGAGTGATATCCTTCTATCAATACCTCTTCCCCGTTCGTCCAATAAAACAAACCGTTCGCCATGCCTAACGAGACTACGTTCTTGAATTTTGGTTGTTGCGTGTTGGCGCGAAGATTTATAACTTCACGACCATCCAGGGAGACAGATATCACAGTATTTTGGATGTGATGGGGAACGAGAAGACGGAAGTTGGTGTGATCGACGGTGAACGCTCCTAAATTAGCGTCTTCTAGAATTAAATATGGCTGAACCTGTAAAAATCCGTGCAACGTTATCGAGGATGAATTTCAGTTTTTGGTGTAAGCTTTCGGTGTAAAACGTCCGAGTTCAGAACTGTTGAAACGCGATGCACGATTATTCCGTGGTATATTTTCtgctattatattttacagtttGATGTAGACCAACGATATCTTAGCCAGCCTTTCAGGCGTCTTACATTCGAAACGTACCTCGTGCTTCACTCCGTTGCTTATGTCAGCCAGATCCAATCGGTACAAACCGCCCCTGGTGACCCAGAATAAGTAACCATTGTACGGGTCTACCTCGATGTGCGTGGGTCGCGTCAAGAAGCCAGCCACGGCCACTGTCAAACCTCTTCCGTCCAGATTGCATCTAGCAATTTGCCAAACCGTCGTCGCGTGTTTCACCTCGCCCAGAATGTACAAGTGAAGGTTCAGCCAATCGACCGATAAACTCAGAGGTTTAAAGTTCGCCTGACTCGGACTGAGTATCACCGTTGGTTTCGTTCGTTCCGTGATGGACGTTCTGTATACGTATCCTAAAGAATCGGAAATGAAGAGGCGAGCGGAAGCCACGTGAATCGCCACTCCTCGAATCGTACTTGTATTTTCGTAAACCACGCTAGGATCGTCCAACATGTCCGCATCTTGTTTCATAACCACGTGCTGACCTCCGAGAATTAAAATAGGTTGTTGCGTGTCTTTCACTGTAACATCACGAATCTCGTTAATGTTTGCATCGTTTCAAAAACTTgctgaaatttcaatttccattttaCTGATACGTACCAGCCGGTTCTGGAGTGGTCATGACGTAAGTTACCGCAGGTGGACCCTCTCCAACCCCGTTCCTCATGGTCACGCTAATAGAATAATTCTTATTCGGCTCGAGATTTTGGAACATGTAGTGGTCCGTGTTTTCGGAGGCTGGTATGTCCTGTACGTTAATCGTAAAACGTATGTAACTGTTCGAGTATCTATCCCTTTCGAACCCTCGCTGGATAATCGTTATGCGAATAGGAAAGAAACGCCATGCCAGAAACGTATTTCGTGAGATCTGGTTCTTACAAGCTAAGAAGCTGGTGTTAGCAGGATGAAAGATGAACGAATCGATAGACCAAGCATGCATTGCTTAAACTCACGGACGTAAACTTTTGAAAgctcgtttattatttaattagcgTTAATCGTGTCAGCGGACAGAATCGTTTTTCTAACGATCTTAACGATCAAAGAAGCCGTGCATTTGTCTCGAGCATATTCGTTTGCTTCGCAATTTTTACCTGTCgataacgtataaatatatgtatactatttGTGGGAAAAGGTAGGCAGTCTTGCAGAACCAGTTGCTATTTATTCACACAGTGCTGTTTGCTACTAAAGTTAGAGAGAATAGGAAAAGCGCAATCGACGAACGCGTCGACGAATGCTGGTAAATAGCGATAGCTTAGACAGAACAGTCGAGGGTTTGGAAACGTATTCGCGTAGAACGATACGTTTCGCGAAAATGAAGATAACTGTATCGAAGAAAGTAATTGCGAGGAAAGAAACTAATTATATCGAACGTTATAGAATTTCTGGCGTGGCGTATACCTTAAGCTGGGAGTGATCAGCCCCTTGCAGACGCAGGACATAAGACAAAAGTGGCCCATTCGGGAAAGGGCCCGGTTCCCAAGACACAGAGGCGCGGCAGCTGTCTACTGCCACCGCTCTTACAATTACCGGTGCTGAGGTTGGTAAACCGGCAGCCAGCGTTCTTATCACGACGCTTGGAGCGGAAACGATAGGCTCCGGATTGTGTTGAGACGATTTTAACAGTAACGCTACGCGAAACTGCAATTAAAATGGCAAATGATAATAcaacatttataaaagaaaataacgacGATAACGCGCgacgtttaaataaatatagttaaatttaaaaacgtaCCCTATATTTCGTGTAAGGTTGCAAATTTTCAACTAAAATCTGATCATCCTGTCCCCACGATTGATTTCTACAATATTGCCAAGTCTCAGCCAGTTCCTCGTACCTCCATTGCACTAAGTACGATATGCCTCCGCCGCGTCTTTCGATGTCTATTCCTTTCCATTCGAGTCGTAGGGAAGTTGCGGTTAGCGAGTCCGCTACCAAAGCTGGTGCCGATGGAATACCTATTTCCGCTGATAACGAACATCGATAGGTATCAGTACGTGTTACGGAGTAGAGGATTTATTTGGTTATGAGTGGACCGCCGATCTTGATacgtttatgggaaatttgaaagtaaatAGGTTGCACGTGgtacgtaaaaatatagaaaacattACAAATACGGCACTCTGTGTAATACATAGTAACTAAAACGATGTTCCAGCCGATTTCCATCTTCGTAATTGTATTCGTAGAAATATAATCTGCGCAATAAATATCCGCGGTCTAGTTACGAGAATCGCGTGAAAAATCGACAAAAGTCGATCGCGAAGGCAACGTTGCAAAGGGTCTCCTCCGCTCGCGAACGTCAATCATATAGCGGAACTGCCATAATCGCCATTATTTATCTGTCAGAACGTTTTCGTATACGGAGATCtgcgaatattttaattgcgaAGCGCACCGTAGGTTACGCGATGAATCTGGAACGGCAACGAGCTTTCACAGAGTACAAAAAGATATTGGACGAACTGAAGACAGCGTTCATGGAAAGATGGAAAATCAACAAAACCGACAACATCAAACTAGAGgatttcgatcgatttcgGACTGTGGGTACCGGCGCCTTCGGCCGTGTTCTACTCGTGAAATATAAACCAACGTCCACGTACTACGCCATGAAGATCTTAGAGAAAGCAAAAATCGTGAAGATGAAGCAAGTGGAGCATACGTACAACGAGAAAAGGATACTACAGTGCGTGAGGTTCCCTTTTGTCGTCTATATGGAGTACTGTTTCAAAGACAATTCCTACGTATACATGGTGTTACCGTTTATCAACGGTGGCGAAATGTTCACGCATCTAAGACGAATGGGGAAGTTCGACGAATCTCTGGCGCGATTCTACGCCGCGCAAGTTGCTCTCGCGCTGGAATATCTTCATCACTGCAGCCTCGTTTACAGAGACTTGAAGCCGGAgaacattttaattcaaaacACCGGCTACATTCGAGTGACGGACTTTGGCTTCTGTAAGATGATCGACGGTAGAACGTGGACTCTGTGCGGTACGCCCGAATATCTCGCACCGGAAGTAATCTTATCGAAAGGATACGGTAAATCCGTGGATTGGTGGAGCTTCGGTGTTTTGATCTACGAAATGAACGCTGGATATCCGCCGTTTTATTCGCGAGACCCGATGAAAATATACGAGAAGATCGTCTCTGGTAAGTACAAGTTCGCTCATCACTTTGGCGGAGAGCTGAGGGATATATTGAAAAACATACTGCAAGTGGATCTGACTAGGAGATACGGAAATCTGAAAGGTGGATCTATGGATATAAAAGGACACAGGTGGTTTCAGTCGACCGATTGGAATCAGATATATCATCAGAAGATACAGCCTAGTTTCATACCGGAATGCTCGGCGCCGGAAGACACCAGCAATTTCGATACGTACGCCGAAGAATCGCTGAAAATAGCCACGATGGATCGTTACGCCAAGGAATTCGCCAACTTTTAATCCAACCGATTACGGAATACCGTTGATTTAACAGCGAAGCGTATCTTTGGAGATACAGAGAACTGTACGTCACAGCGGAGGTTCATTACGCGAAACAACTGGAAACAGCGTTCGTCGCGTCATCTCCGTCGTCAGCGAAGTGCATATTACCTTTTAATTGTTGAAAGTAACGGTTCAGCGCGTCGTGACAACCCAGGACACAGTACAATTCTTTGGGTGGTAGCAATTCTTGAGTTCCATTCTACAAAACGATACAGCTGACGTTAGATTCGGTAAAATGTTACGCTCTGTGTaatgacaaagaaaaaggaaaaagaacaacgacatttaacgttaaaattaGAAGTAATAATGTCTTAATATGTACTGACGCAGACGGCTTGACAGCTCGTGTCGAGTGCTCGTTGCCACGCTCCGCAGCCTTTTGTACACTGAAACAGACGAAAAATATACGCGTGATAATACGTTAGACGATGTTCGTTACGTGTCTGATTGTATACTATCCAGTTTctaattctacaaaatatattacagtCGAACGAGTTTACAGGCTTACGGTACAAGTTTACAAGTTTCTGCTAAACGTACGAATTTATTAAGTATTCGTATATACAGCAGTTTCGTCTTATTATCGGTAGTGGAGCGTGTGCAGCGTGTTTATGCAAATCGAAGTAGACAACACGCGCTCGTTCGTCCTTAATCGGTACCTCGATTCGATTCTTCGAACGGCGGAACGATCGAATCGAGACGATCAGTGGCGGTAAAGAAACGTGGCACGCTGCGTCATTTTGGCATTGAAGTAACTGGAGCTGTATTCGAAAGATGAACGTAAGTACGAGGCACGTGCCTCAAGTAACGCCCACGTTCATAAGACGGGCCCGGTCGGTTCGTGCCGAGCATGGATTTGCGAACCGAAGTTTAACGCATTAACTTTCTGCGCCAGAGGATGTGGGTATTTGTCGGCGACAAGCCAGTCGAACTTAAGAAGAAGTGGACAAGGAAGAGAACGTACGAGAACTACGAACACGCGCGCATGTGTTTGTTTACCATGGAGATCGTGATCGTTCGCAATTGTACGGAACTTGTTCGCTGAGGCGCCTGATACGATCCTCCGGTCtagtctttttttcttttaccgaTAAACATGTCATAAGATCAGCAATGTTATCGTTCAGAAAATTGCGTTATTGCTTTGACTTGGTTATTAACCCGTCCTGTTACGATCTTACtcaataataaatcaaatcgTCTCGTCGTTGAATTCCGATGGGATCGATGGTTGTCCgaaaaaaacgtaaaaaattttcttagcGTCCGAAGAGATATCAAAAATCTTTGGTTATCCGAAAGAGATATTTTTGGTTGTCTGAAAAAACGTCGAGAATCGTTGGAAAAACTAAAAAACAAACTCGTCggtcgaacgaacgaaccgaGAACGagaaatatcttgaaatatttcttcgagCACATCTTGAAATAATTCGTACTTTGACGAAATGTAAATATACGAGATACAGCGTGCTCGATGACCTCAAGGACTCGAGGAAGAACAAGTTTGTAATAGTTATGTCTAGACTGGAAGCTTTCGTCGTCGTCTGTTACTCGTTTTTCCTTCCTTCAAGTATCGTCCTCCGGTATGTTGATTCTGTGTATTCCAGCCGCGTTTCCTGTTCCAATTTCTAATTTCGCCAGATAACAGGCGATAATTGACGTTTAATCTTGTCCTCGATGAAAAACGAGAGGCTGGTTAGAATGATCGTTGTTACGGTAGTTGCAACGTTCGTGGACAGCTACGCCTAGTAAAATCGTTATTTCAACATCGTATCCCGAGATACAAGAGAGCCATTTACCAATTGTCAGGCTGATCGACACTCGGCCGCGTTCGAGAGGCGCCGCACATAAATGATACCCCTCTCGACATTTTAGAATAATAAGCTCGCCATGAAAAGACTTAATTCGACGAGATTAGCGGTGCACCTGCGTTATCATAAGCTTCAAGCTTCGAAGCAAATTCGTCTTGTATTACGTACTTGCTTTTTAGTAGAAAGAATGttgtattctttttattttcttttcttttttttttttttttttttatttatcactcGTGCATCTTGggaaattctaattaaaaaatagcatCAGACGTTACTTTGATCTTGTGTAGTTTGGTACTTTAGCTTAATCtacgaaattttaaagaaaccaGTAACAGTaacaatttagaaaattgtctGCTGAATAAATTACTCTATACGAATACGTAtagaataaatacatattagaGGATATCAGAAAGGTCAAatagtttaaaaattgtagaagGAAAGGGACCTCCGACGCTAGATAGATAagttattaataaacatttggTGGCGGTTTCATGACTTTGACGCGTTGCAAGTAAGCGCGACATTCGTGCGATTTCTTACAACGATCGTCGCAAAGAATCCCGAATGCAGACGAGCGATACTTTGTCGC
Above is a genomic segment from Bombus pascuorum chromosome 9, iyBomPasc1.1, whole genome shotgun sequence containing:
- the LOC132910267 gene encoding proto-oncogene tyrosine-protein kinase ROS isoform X2; protein product: MLATGLCAFLKVLAMAGSVLALLPEDFEDPAAPANLQEECASKCPDLDLNQNRTDDSSSEGGCGIRCKIDQCTKGCGAWQRALDTSCQAVCNGTQELLPPKELYCVLGCHDALNRYFQQLKAEIGIPSAPALVADSLTATSLRLEWKGIDIERRGGGISYLVQWRYEELAETWQYCRNQSWGQDDQILVENLQPYTKYRFRVALLLKSSQHNPEPIVSAPSVVIRTLAAGLPTSAPVIVRAVAVDSCRASVSWEPGPFPNGPLLSYVLRLQGADHSQLKDIPASENTDHYMFQNLEPNKNYSISVTMRNGVGEGPPAVTYVMTTPEPAVKDTQQPILILGGQHVVMKQDADMLDDPSVVYENTSTIRGVAIHVASARLFISDSLGYVYRTSITERTKPTVILSPSQANFKPLSLSVDWLNLHLYILGEVKHATTVWQIARCNLDGRGLTVAVAGFLTRPTHIEVDPYNGYLFWVTRGGLYRLDLADISNGVKHEVQPYLILEDANLGAFTVDHTNFRLLVPHHIQNTVISVSLDGREVINLRANTQQPKFKNVVSLGMANGLFYWTNGEEVLIEGYHSGQNRYFHNAYPDRSNGSFVSVNVLMDASQPVPVPVNPPTGVQAVLGVERAKVSWQAPHLLGGQGKGAWQNWSYELEIKDESTGETIHQKDIAGSSHTVHNLREKSEYSIKAAAYTSAGRGPWSTEFRGRTLRDGSHASILWSANEGLLRSDVTGENIDTLIYKAGLKETEVDYHIVDVSWYKDILYIVGNNSALYRYNITSHQKTKMNIHSVGSVAVDWISKKLYWANPKQQIITRANLNGSHQEPMSILAIVKELMIDSLEAYLYWSTGHAVEVARLNGQDRRYYHSDEIFNGKQVMGLTLDTENRYVYWIVRSYESGSIVYRAPTSERLSMSHKIVPEKVSALQYPNMQGPLCYFSEHLLWLQDDRNAVIGDLSGQNTAIINGISLSGLHMVAVMDPALHQYPKNLTSETVAVLPNAVNYSSIRVEGTWRNFNISWDPVENINYGTVFYEVKFADYINTNSNPEITMETSMPYNNSERILPYSVLEVSVKAFTYWETAHHTRKILRSPQSVPSQPTNPRSFIEFRKEPLSKNVDIFAIFRWDQPEFTNGLITGYTVQCWFKENNVEVQICDQSLIPSMLLEHTVQDLLPNTTYYFQVRAHTEIGAGPYTDVINVSTIYENPVPQLLVATMDAVRISDLDQEMNYTVTRHIAVEVTYLAAESKIYWINEMQELVTSDLDGANATKILTLNNSAFSITIDWVAKHLYWSESSYRENGGCIMKLDLTMWQAGILKYENIVTTNRRIVNLDILPSTGSLYWIEQTNKDSGVIMRSNLSGSDIQPFFDHIDDCSCPYRTSVIPAMTIDSTDYRKPVMYWISLEGHLNSADIDGCKCNLIVSAGFNKGLPARSLTVDKMNIYWSNIPENQIYFVNKKYPNDEEIKHFYLPSVRSIKAIGKSLQTYPIINCLIPRQNSYNVEEVRKTANSITVRLPEPVPQFGCEEYSLPTTLYTIYVSQCLENDPNMCEDSDRTKLQTYEKEYEIKNLKPFTKYRLKLALSNYYADSESVSLEFDSGVVLRTEAGAPTAPENVTVEALTPTLAIVYWMPPKILNAAAVRYEVHWRLVRLINGARQKGEQFIKGTERTADGRFFTMLEPWLPDQEYLVFVRAYPAHVNDIYSESSGQVVKMYPEPNNLTLTGVSVNSLNVSWVPTVDLMVKYMLEYKDVAVENWQEANDFTMENDEVTYFIRKLQPRTLYKFHLILRYPNYKKDFVWPTDGRFTFQTLGDVPSAPGMPTVTKLRNSVYQLNWEPAQAHGSQITLYRVEGMKINEINEQIDSTENASWKLYYNGTDNYWIITGDMDDKYRFRIQARNAYGFGSWSRSSPIIDLTEATGGILAAQQHLGLVLGLSVPVITIMLICFCYFLCLYRQRKDDKEAVLPPLVSDVELATLREIPRGNFVQSNALYASTLQNDPDDSTLPKIKREQITLAKFLGSGAFGEVFQGNAKDLERPGVTPVAIKTLRKGASAQEKTEFLQEARLMSHFRHKHVLRLLGICLDTDPPLLVLELMEAGDLLSYLRASRSLQPSDPHALRLQDLLAMCEDVARGCRYLEELHFVHRDLACRNCLVSARDRENRVVKIGDFGLARDIYKNDYYRKEGEGLLPVRWMAPESLVDGVFTSQSDVWAFGVLMWEITSLGQQPYPARTNIEVLHHVRAGGRLPKSLNCPPALHQLMLRCWSVADARPSFKVCLENIVSLRSTIEDAQLNPVHTSHYLARRGNSWKSSSSEGSRDMQPFLQNSHNATLTSQSNEIPKYLELLADNEDIILRENSTNGYEVPRSIHISDQNLANMNKASTNVDVKSNLHSDTPQEHKDASNDAKEQPERKCDNRSSISSLNLLERKRASITSMIEKCNTLDSSKLTNPTIKTIFKRDSFTSLTDQRKNKRNVTERRGSELSLEGRSSSSLSSNISLAPPTRPSSSLISSQNVLPLKNGVIGGTGDSNDNNVTNALPKIQRTHSNLQNGKANIPLVINNALLNLLRQTPVVEDSNNIVTYTNINTDAVRVNGS